Proteins from a single region of Synchiropus splendidus isolate RoL2022-P1 chromosome 3, RoL_Sspl_1.0, whole genome shotgun sequence:
- the ccnb3 gene encoding G2/mitotic-specific cyclin-B3: MPLPKGRKAIAASLSRLPKLNSAETLEESAQVKRSTSPSNGAPKKRTAFIDITNAHKVQFSIPGKKKVGVKKQSRKANSTSVTTKNQENLQRSSSVSSEETQEPETVEQSSEAQEEPLKDEVAVAEELTAPSTPTAREVPSHLKKQPIPAEFDIDSENQDDCFLCPEYAKEIFDYLKEREEKFILSDYMSQQPTLNPEMRAILIDWLVEVQENFELYHETLYMAVKMIDHFLSKTPIHREMLQLVGSTAMLIASKFEERNPPCLDDFLYICDDAYKREELIAMEAKILQTLSFDINIPVAYSFLRRYAKCLNAAMDTLTLARFYCEMSLMDMDLVIERGSLLASACLLMAIVAKDLGGWSPILQFHTGYQPTDLIPVVRKLHKMLSAPPDSKLKAIRGKYSHRVFFEVASLPLVDLEVLEKVLSQ, translated from the exons ATGCCTTTACCGAAGGGAAGGAAGGCTATTGCAGCCAGCCTGAGCAGACTGCCTAAACTGAACTCAGCCGAAACTCTG GAGGAAAGTGCACAAGTCAAACGGTCGACCTCGCCTTCGAATGGCGCCCCTAAGAAGAGGACTGCATTCATAGACATCACTAAT GCTCACAAAGTGCAGTTCAGCATTCCAGGCAAGAAGAAGGTGGGTGTGAAGAAGCAGTCGAGGAAGGCCAACTCCACTTCTGTGACGACGAAGAATCAGGAAAATCTTCAAAG GTCTTCTTCTgtcagctcagaggaaactcAGGAGCCAGAAACTGTTGAACAGTCCAGTGAGGCCCAGGAAGAGCCGCTGAAGGACGAGGTTGCTGTAGCAGAAGAACTCACAGCTCCCTCCACGCCCACTGCTCGCGAGGTGCCCTCCCACCTGAAGAAACAACCC ATTCCAGCTGAGTTTGACATCGACTCTGAGAACCAAGACGACTGTTTTCTCTGTCCGGAGTACGCAAAGGAAATATTTGACTATCTCAAAGAACGAGAA GAAAAGTTCATCCTCAGTGACTACATGTCCCAACAGCCCACCTTGAACCCAGAGATGAGGGCGATTCTGATCGACTGGCTTGTTGAAGTTCAG GAGAACTTTGAGCTGTACCACGAGACTCTCTACATGGCTGTAAAAATGATAGACCACTTCCTGTCTAAGACCCCAATCCACAGGGAAATGCTGCAGCTCGTCGGCTCCACTGCGATGCTCATTGCCTCGAAGTTCGAG gaGCGCAACCCTCCGTGTCTGGACGACTTTCTCTACATTTGTGACGATGCTTATAAGAGGGAGGAGCTCATCGCCATGGAGGCCAAGATCCTCCAGACACTGTCCTTTGACATCAACATTCCCGTCGCCTACTCCTTCCTTAGACGCTATGCCAAG TGTTTAAATGCCGCGATGGACACGCTGACGCTCGCCCGCTTCTACTGTGAGATGAGCCTGATGGACATGGATCTGGTCATCGAAAGAGGCTCGCTGTTGGCATCAGCCTGCTTGCTGATGGCGATAGTTGCCAAAGACCTGGGAGGATGG TCACCCATCCTGCAGTTCCACACCGGATACCAGCCGACAGATTTGATTCCAGTCGTCCGGAAGCTCCATAAGATGTTGTCTGCGCCCCCTGATTCAAAACTGAAGGCCATCAGAGGCAAATATTCTCACCG GGTGTTTTTCGAGGTGGCTTCACTGCCGCTGGTGGACCTGGAGGTTTTGGAGAAGGTGTTGTCTCAGTGA
- the si:dkey-171c9.3 gene encoding uncharacterized protein si:dkey-171c9.3 has translation MEARLPESTADVNQDYMLNIITVEAFAHALTDSIIQGFASEIMEAEGNHPVSRFRANQMIFADELASAVVALSLSEACQSLNTRDHTAECHSRSSKMDVSKTQPRPDPPLVGSLDYPDAPPCTPLLHERETSRDSFVRKLKGGLAKEFVPSPPPSTPKDLENPGADAQQPELMKQLMHSLATVADNCPAEPDDGAVIDTFAETVSSNIIRCCMHVDDIVQA, from the coding sequence ATGGAAGCAAGGCTGCCAGAGTCCACTGCTGATGTAAACCAAGACTATATGCTCAACATAATAACTGTTGAGGCGTTTGCCCATGCTTTGACTGACAGTATAATACAAGGGTTCGCAAGTGAAATAATGGAGGCTGAAGGGAACCATCCAGTGTCCAGATTCAGGGCGAACCAGATGATCTTCGCAGATGAGCTCGCGTCAGCTGTGGTCGCTCTGTCCCTGAGTGAAGCCTGCCAGTCCCTAAACACAAGGGATCACACTGCAGAGTGCCATTCCCGCTCCTCCAAAATGGATGTGAGCAAGACACAGCCAAGGCCTGATCCTCCTCTTGTTGGCTCCCTCGACTACCCCGACGCCCCTCCTTGCACTCCGTTGCTGCATGAGCGGGAGACGAGCAGAGACAGCTTTGTGAGGAAGTTAAAGGGAGGCCTGGCAAAGGAATTTGtaccctcacctcctccatccacCCCTAAAGACCTGGAGAACCCCGGTGCTGATGCCCAGCAGCCGGAGCTCATGAAGCAGCTGATGCACTCGCTGGCCACAGTCGCAGATAACTgtccagcagaaccagatgACGGTGCTGTGATTGACACTTTTGCAGAGACTGTCTCCAGCAACATCATTAGATGCTGCATGCATGTGGACGATATTGTTCAAGCCTAG